A genomic stretch from Puniceicoccus vermicola includes:
- the tsaE gene encoding tRNA (adenosine(37)-N6)-threonylcarbamoyltransferase complex ATPase subunit type 1 TsaE, whose protein sequence is MNPDWKELEKGLLLTGEAETLAIGEWMGRTLAPNQTVSISGNLGNGKTTLSKGIAAGWGVTTTVKSPTYNYFLTYSSPRGQLVHLDAYRLSGPEEYDSLLIEDILEEPWLLLVEWPERVTNCLPLPNLQLKIESAGEHARRLSLLNPSPSHPSSQERSS, encoded by the coding sequence ATGAACCCTGACTGGAAAGAATTGGAGAAAGGCCTCCTTCTCACCGGCGAAGCCGAGACCCTTGCCATTGGGGAGTGGATGGGCCGCACCCTCGCCCCCAACCAAACGGTCTCCATTTCCGGAAACTTGGGAAACGGAAAAACCACCCTTTCTAAAGGGATCGCCGCAGGATGGGGCGTGACGACCACGGTGAAGAGTCCGACCTATAATTACTTTCTCACCTATTCATCGCCCCGCGGCCAACTCGTCCATCTCGATGCCTACCGCCTTTCGGGCCCCGAAGAATACGACTCACTTCTGATTGAAGACATTCTCGAAGAACCGTGGCTGCTTCTTGTCGAATGGCCCGAGCGGGTCACCAACTGCCTCCCCCTTCCCAATCTCCAATTAAAAATTGAATCGGCCGGGGAACACGCGCGACGGTTATCCCTCCTCAATCCATCGCCAAGCCATCCCTCCTCCCAAGAGAGAAGCTCATGA
- the ribF gene encoding riboflavin biosynthesis protein RibF codes for MKTLRTPEFSELRSLKRPVHLAIGMFDGLHIGHQAVIHSAIQAAELDGSLCGILTFDPHPSHLFRPDSPTPQIYPPEVKEELLREMGLDLCLIQKFTAEFAGHTAEKFVSWIREIVPSLASVSVGENFRFGKGRTGAPSLLVDKLKNCGVSVFSCERIHLDGDPISSTRIRGILPDRPIEEVNHLLGRPYHSIGTVQEGKRLGRTIGFPTLNLPVEADILPQFGVYLVRYRLRNSPRSESRFGIANFGLRPTMENSTVPRLEIHSLEECSADYGDDVVSEWIRFIRPERKFADLDELKDVIQSDCETALRWIESNRS; via the coding sequence ATGAAGACATTGCGCACTCCTGAATTTTCCGAACTCCGTTCGCTGAAGCGCCCCGTCCATCTCGCCATTGGCATGTTCGATGGCCTGCACATTGGACACCAGGCCGTCATCCATTCGGCCATCCAGGCGGCGGAACTCGACGGCAGCCTCTGCGGGATCCTCACCTTCGACCCACACCCCAGCCACCTGTTTCGCCCCGACTCCCCAACCCCGCAAATCTATCCTCCCGAGGTGAAAGAAGAACTCCTCCGCGAAATGGGACTCGATCTTTGTCTCATCCAGAAATTCACCGCGGAGTTTGCCGGTCATACCGCCGAAAAATTCGTGAGTTGGATCCGAGAAATCGTTCCCTCCCTGGCTAGCGTTTCCGTCGGCGAAAACTTCCGGTTCGGCAAAGGCCGTACCGGTGCCCCGTCTCTCCTCGTCGACAAATTGAAGAATTGCGGAGTCTCCGTTTTCAGCTGCGAACGGATCCATCTCGACGGCGATCCGATCAGCAGTACGCGCATCCGCGGCATCCTGCCCGACCGACCGATCGAAGAAGTAAACCATCTCCTTGGACGCCCCTATCACTCGATCGGGACCGTTCAGGAAGGCAAAAGACTCGGCCGCACCATCGGCTTCCCGACCCTCAACCTTCCCGTCGAAGCCGACATCCTCCCCCAGTTTGGGGTCTATCTCGTGCGCTACCGCCTACGCAACAGCCCCCGCAGCGAAAGCCGCTTCGGCATCGCCAACTTTGGACTCCGCCCGACGATGGAAAACTCCACCGTCCCCCGACTCGAAATTCACTCTCTCGAAGAGTGCAGCGCCGACTACGGAGACGACGTCGTATCCGAATGGATACGCTTTATTCGCCCCGAACGAAAATTCGCCGATTTAGACGAATTGAAGGACGTCATCCAATCCGACTGCGAAACCGCCCTGCGCTGGATCGAGTCGAATCGAAGCTGA